One genomic segment of Bacteroidota bacterium includes these proteins:
- a CDS encoding VCBS repeat-containing protein — protein MIALRNLLRYSHFATRHGLIVVMATILMNAAVAQWTTQSPVPTHLDVRGVGAPTPQRVFIATDDNFFDNGGALFESSDGGTAWIQRDIPVSLANPLNGLFFLDSQNGWAYGNENYRTTDGGTTWTQLPFLGSTYFMKFYTSTFGLATGNGGGYISTDGGNSWNPSPNGMSAFDFADDQIGVGVADSMVFRTTNGGTTFSLVHIGPARDVVFLSGTVAVGVGGGGFIRSTNVGVSWTPGAASIGRTRLLRVSTDVVLAWGRTGGFPNYDDRILRSTDAGQTWTDLGEVVPAGVFAIAAVDPQNVVASDYNGNMFRSGDAGLNWVQTFTSPGPSPSFLSSATLAFANAQTGFFGYGAGFVIKTTDGGATWFQISSGTGNALQDIARFPDGNMIAVGENGTLLTSNGISPWILRESFTQLDIAAIDIINATDAVVVDQSGQVYKSSDAGATWMAAPAKPSNLSAARDVRFTTLLDGWVIGQSFSTGALYHTTNGGTTWTPVPDFLGGYVAVDVEGSNIWAANVGGRFYRSTNSGGTWIQGDLPESPLLIGDMDFFDENIGYAVGAWGRAFRTEDGGSTWQALPMPNSTDNFTDIHLLGPNEFWLSTNTNAAYYTATGGHNWAVLNIGSAGFGSFAAIAASPSGSAWVVGDQGYIEYFAGPPPPPLNRPPEASFTFITSGMTVQFTDTSVDPDGIVIGWFWQFGDGTTSTERHPTHTFTDPNSYIVRLTVTDDDSATGSRGRIVVVQPNPGGTFGNFTEVTPLDSLFVTNQDEDFWVITTAPADFDGDGDMDIAVLGWYVIYNQSVEDRLILLRNDGLGTEGRWAFTHISVPLGNLTAGSSDLAWGDVDGDGDQDLVVGTDGQTVIFRNDAGTLVLTDTELPPYWEYNDQADFDLRSITLADYDNDGDLDLLIPSVFEAGRYRTALMRNDGPNGTGGWIFTETDSVFAPTTHAQSMWADFDGDLDLDLLLVNIAPLTDYGFIRRYRNDGNGVFVAEDVLGPLTIEHGEAQWGDYDADGDLDILVAGNLKEVGGTYTARALRIYRNTNDTYDSLDVIPCIPCEGWFDMTAATWADYDNDGDMDILLAGTYNPGSQIDGRARVYLNTGGVFADTGGTLPAPRASGDRGGTFSWFDLDGDGDLDYFIAGQYFVPGGNGLVEAQMHVYRNDAPGQNAPPSRPTNLGAAMHDSLTVTLTWTASSDDHTPSVALTYDLQLFRNGVPIALPRSLPQPGNVSAGTEWLLTGLPQGQYRWALRAIDAAYAGSETATGEFVIGGPTTVGTEDNLPRSFALEQNYPNPFNPSTTIEFALPHTNFVTLTLYNILGQEVRTLVSERMDAGTYQVQFNAGGLPSGAYIYRLHAGGFVQTRKLLLLK, from the coding sequence ATGATAGCATTGCGTAATTTGCTCCGCTATTCACATTTCGCGACACGGCACGGGCTTATCGTTGTCATGGCAACCATTCTCATGAATGCAGCAGTCGCTCAGTGGACTACTCAAAGTCCGGTCCCGACCCACCTCGATGTGCGAGGCGTTGGTGCCCCAACGCCCCAACGGGTGTTCATCGCAACGGATGATAACTTCTTCGACAATGGCGGTGCCCTGTTCGAGTCATCGGACGGCGGTACGGCGTGGATTCAGCGGGACATCCCTGTGAGCCTTGCCAATCCGCTTAACGGACTCTTCTTTCTCGACTCGCAAAATGGATGGGCATACGGGAACGAGAACTACAGAACAACCGACGGCGGAACGACCTGGACCCAGCTTCCGTTTCTCGGCTCGACCTATTTTATGAAGTTCTATACTTCGACTTTCGGCCTGGCGACGGGGAACGGCGGCGGCTACATCAGCACCGATGGTGGCAATTCATGGAACCCTTCGCCGAATGGTATGTCAGCATTCGACTTCGCCGATGACCAGATTGGCGTTGGGGTCGCTGACAGCATGGTCTTTAGAACTACCAACGGCGGAACAACATTTTCGCTCGTCCACATCGGCCCGGCGAGAGATGTTGTGTTTCTTTCGGGCACAGTCGCGGTTGGTGTCGGCGGCGGCGGGTTTATCAGGTCAACCAACGTCGGTGTATCATGGACACCCGGTGCAGCATCTATTGGGAGAACACGTCTCTTGCGTGTTTCGACTGACGTCGTACTTGCGTGGGGTCGAACAGGCGGCTTCCCAAATTATGATGACCGCATTCTCCGATCCACAGATGCAGGACAAACGTGGACTGATCTCGGCGAGGTAGTGCCGGCCGGCGTGTTCGCCATCGCTGCAGTTGATCCGCAGAATGTTGTTGCCTCTGACTACAACGGAAATATGTTCCGCTCCGGTGATGCAGGATTGAATTGGGTACAGACATTCACATCTCCCGGTCCGTCGCCGAGCTTTCTGAGCAGCGCAACGCTCGCTTTTGCTAATGCACAGACGGGCTTTTTCGGTTACGGTGCGGGCTTCGTCATCAAAACAACAGACGGTGGTGCAACTTGGTTTCAGATTTCGAGCGGAACGGGCAATGCCCTCCAAGATATTGCCCGATTTCCTGACGGAAATATGATTGCCGTTGGTGAGAATGGTACACTCCTCACAAGCAACGGTATCTCGCCTTGGATTCTCCGCGAATCGTTTACGCAACTTGATATTGCGGCGATCGATATCATCAACGCGACTGACGCTGTCGTTGTCGACCAATCGGGTCAGGTATACAAAAGCTCCGACGCGGGCGCTACTTGGATGGCTGCGCCGGCAAAGCCATCGAATCTATCGGCAGCACGGGATGTTCGTTTCACAACACTCCTCGACGGCTGGGTTATCGGGCAGAGTTTCAGTACGGGGGCATTGTACCATACAACAAACGGCGGCACGACCTGGACGCCCGTTCCCGATTTCCTCGGCGGCTATGTTGCCGTTGATGTAGAAGGATCGAACATTTGGGCGGCAAATGTCGGCGGACGCTTCTACCGGAGCACCAATAGCGGGGGAACCTGGATTCAGGGGGACCTTCCGGAGTCTCCCCTTCTTATCGGAGATATGGACTTCTTTGATGAAAACATCGGTTATGCAGTCGGGGCGTGGGGCCGGGCATTTCGTACCGAAGACGGAGGAAGTACCTGGCAGGCATTGCCCATGCCGAACAGCACCGATAATTTCACCGACATTCACCTTCTCGGCCCGAATGAATTCTGGCTCAGCACAAACACAAACGCCGCTTACTACACCGCCACAGGCGGCCATAATTGGGCAGTGCTGAACATCGGCTCGGCAGGATTCGGCTCGTTCGCCGCAATTGCGGCAAGCCCCTCCGGGAGCGCATGGGTGGTGGGAGATCAGGGATATATTGAATACTTCGCAGGACCGCCGCCGCCGCCATTAAACCGGCCGCCTGAGGCGTCGTTTACCTTCATTACTTCGGGGATGACGGTACAATTCACCGACACAAGTGTCGATCCCGACGGGATTGTCATCGGTTGGTTTTGGCAATTCGGTGATGGGACAACATCAACGGAACGACATCCCACACACACATTTACAGATCCGAATTCCTATATCGTCCGCCTGACGGTAACGGACGACGACAGTGCAACCGGCAGCAGAGGACGCATCGTGGTTGTGCAGCCCAATCCGGGAGGAACGTTCGGCAACTTTACCGAAGTGACGCCACTTGACTCACTCTTCGTTACTAACCAAGACGAAGATTTCTGGGTGATTACCACCGCGCCGGCCGACTTTGATGGTGATGGCGATATGGACATTGCAGTTCTCGGCTGGTACGTCATCTACAATCAAAGTGTGGAGGATCGTCTGATATTGCTGCGGAACGACGGTTTGGGAACAGAGGGCCGCTGGGCTTTCACACATATCAGCGTGCCGCTCGGAAATCTCACAGCCGGTTCATCTGACCTTGCCTGGGGTGACGTTGACGGCGATGGCGACCAGGACCTTGTAGTTGGCACCGATGGCCAGACTGTAATCTTCCGCAACGATGCAGGTACGCTCGTTCTTACAGACACGGAACTTCCCCCTTATTGGGAGTATAACGACCAGGCCGATTTCGATCTCCGTTCCATCACGCTTGCTGACTACGATAACGACGGCGACCTCGACCTCCTCATCCCTTCGGTATTTGAAGCCGGAAGATACCGCACCGCACTGATGCGCAACGACGGCCCGAACGGGACGGGCGGCTGGATTTTTACCGAAACCGATTCCGTTTTCGCCCCGACTACTCACGCGCAAAGCATGTGGGCTGACTTCGACGGCGACTTGGATCTTGATCTACTTCTCGTCAATATTGCCCCTTTAACGGACTACGGCTTCATCCGCCGTTACAGGAATGACGGGAACGGAGTGTTTGTTGCCGAAGATGTTCTCGGCCCACTGACGATTGAACATGGCGAAGCTCAATGGGGCGATTACGATGCCGACGGTGATCTCGATATTCTTGTTGCAGGAAACCTCAAGGAAGTCGGCGGAACCTACACAGCCCGTGCTCTCCGCATTTACCGGAACACGAATGACACGTATGACTCACTGGATGTCATTCCCTGTATTCCCTGCGAGGGGTGGTTCGATATGACCGCCGCAACATGGGCGGATTACGACAACGACGGAGATATGGACATTCTTCTGGCCGGGACATACAACCCGGGCTCTCAAATCGACGGCCGCGCGAGGGTGTACCTCAATACAGGCGGCGTGTTTGCCGATACAGGGGGTACGTTGCCTGCGCCACGGGCAAGCGGCGATCGCGGCGGCACCTTCTCTTGGTTTGACCTTGATGGTGACGGCGATCTGGACTATTTCATTGCAGGACAGTATTTCGTACCGGGCGGAAATGGGCTCGTGGAAGCACAAATGCATGTGTACCGAAATGATGCGCCCGGACAGAATGCCCCACCTTCACGGCCGACAAATCTCGGCGCTGCGATGCACGACAGCCTTACCGTGACACTGACGTGGACGGCTTCAAGCGATGACCACACGCCGAGCGTGGCGCTTACATACGATCTGCAGCTTTTCCGGAACGGCGTGCCGATTGCGCTTCCCCGGAGTCTTCCGCAACCCGGTAACGTCAGCGCCGGCACGGAATGGCTGCTGACCGGCTTGCCGCAAGGCCAATACCGGTGGGCGTTGCGCGCGATTGATGCGGCCTATGCCGGAAGCGAGACTGCAACGGGAGAGTTCGTTATCGGCGGTCCGACGACGGTGGGGACGGAAGACAATTTGCCTCGTTCGTTTGCACTCGAGCAAAACTACCCCAATCCCTTCAATCCAAGCACCACAATCGAGTTCGCTCTCCCGCACACGAACTTTGTAACATTAACGCTCTACAACATTCTTGGTCAGGAGGTAAGAACTCTCGTCAGCGAAAGGATGGACGCGGGTACGTATCAAGTGCAGTTCAACGCTGGAGGTTTGCCGAGCGGAGCGTACATCTACCGGCTGCATGCCGGAGGTTTCGTCCAGACCCGGAAACTTCTCTTGTTGAAATAA